From Candidatus Pedobacter colombiensis, one genomic window encodes:
- the kduI gene encoding 5-dehydro-4-deoxy-D-glucuronate isomerase has translation MKTSFESRYAVSPGEAKQFDTAALRKNFLMESLFEADSIKLTLSHFDRYITGGVMPVNEAVALSNPENLKAAYFLERRELGIINVGAKGKIVADGVTYELEFKEALYLGKGTKEVSFASEDKNNPAKFYINSAPAHHTYPNKKVSKADAEIVELGTPETANHRVINKLLVNSVLPTCQLQMGMTELKSGSVWNTMPAHTHDRRMEVYFYFEVPQGQSVCHFMGEPQETRHIWMQNEQAVISPNWSIHSGAGTSNYTFIWGMAGENLDYGDMDHCAINDLK, from the coding sequence ATGAAAACATCTTTTGAAAGCCGCTATGCAGTTAGTCCGGGTGAAGCAAAGCAATTTGATACTGCTGCTTTACGCAAGAATTTTTTAATGGAAAGCTTATTTGAAGCAGATTCGATTAAGCTTACTTTATCTCATTTCGACCGTTATATCACAGGAGGTGTAATGCCGGTAAATGAAGCCGTAGCATTGTCTAATCCTGAAAACCTGAAGGCTGCTTATTTCCTGGAAAGAAGAGAATTGGGTATCATTAACGTTGGTGCAAAAGGTAAAATTGTTGCTGATGGTGTGACTTACGAATTAGAATTTAAAGAGGCTTTATACCTTGGTAAAGGTACAAAAGAAGTAAGTTTTGCTTCTGAGGATAAAAATAACCCTGCAAAGTTCTACATCAATTCTGCACCTGCACACCATACTTATCCAAATAAAAAAGTATCTAAAGCAGATGCTGAAATCGTTGAGCTAGGTACACCAGAGACGGCAAATCACCGTGTGATTAATAAATTGTTGGTAAATAGTGTATTGCCTACTTGTCAGCTGCAAATGGGTATGACTGAGCTGAAAAGCGGAAGTGTATGGAATACCATGCCGGCACATACGCATGACAGAAGGATGGAAGTATATTTCTATTTTGAAGTACCACAGGGACAAAGTGTTTGTCACTTTATGGGTGAGCCTCAGGAAACCAGACACATCTGGATGCAAAATGAGCAAGCCGTAATTTCGCCTAACTGGTCTATCCACTCTGGAGCAGGTACCAGCAATTATACTTTTATCTGGGGAATGGCAGGTGAAAATTTAGATTACGGCGATATGGACCATTGTGCAATTAATGATTTGAAGTAA
- a CDS encoding LacI family DNA-binding transcriptional regulator, with the protein MANGKKNYQNTILDIAEALKLSPATISRALNNHPYVREKTRNDVLEMATKLGYRRNHMASGLRSNRTHTVGLIIPRVSMFFHAEVITTIQNNLHKHGYNLIICQSNDSVAMERELAETLYGSRVDALIAACTLQTVDFSHFDKFVERGTPVIFYDRVPVADYKATLIKGDDFKGAYLATHHLIAAGCKRIAHISGPLTSNLYQDRAAGFLKAMEEHQLPVNPDWVFHQELTHENAMVAMQQMFSAGTVPDGLFADNDTSAIAAIEYAKEKEITVPETLKITGYSNDPRTAIITPAVTSVEQFPNLVGKRIVETLVELLKNDEEGPTYKTEPVIIPVELINRKSTSTN; encoded by the coding sequence ATGGCTAACGGAAAAAAGAATTACCAGAATACCATACTCGATATTGCGGAAGCGTTAAAGCTTTCACCTGCAACAATTTCCCGTGCTTTAAATAACCATCCTTATGTAAGGGAAAAGACCAGAAATGATGTGTTGGAGATGGCAACCAAGCTAGGTTATCGTCGAAATCACATGGCATCCGGCTTACGTAGCAATAGGACACATACTGTCGGGCTTATTATTCCACGGGTTTCTATGTTTTTTCATGCAGAGGTGATCACAACCATACAAAATAACTTGCATAAACATGGTTATAATCTGATCATCTGCCAATCTAACGATTCGGTAGCGATGGAACGGGAATTGGCCGAAACACTTTACGGTTCGAGGGTTGATGCTTTGATTGCTGCCTGTACTTTACAAACTGTAGATTTTAGTCACTTTGATAAATTTGTTGAACGCGGTACTCCCGTAATTTTTTACGATAGGGTTCCGGTAGCGGATTATAAAGCAACCTTGATTAAGGGTGATGATTTTAAAGGTGCTTATTTGGCTACCCATCATTTGATAGCGGCAGGTTGCAAAAGAATTGCACACATTTCAGGGCCTTTAACTTCCAATCTTTATCAGGATAGGGCAGCAGGTTTTTTAAAGGCAATGGAAGAACATCAGCTACCCGTAAATCCAGATTGGGTTTTTCACCAGGAACTTACACATGAAAATGCAATGGTAGCCATGCAACAAATGTTTTCAGCTGGAACAGTACCTGATGGTCTGTTTGCGGATAATGATACCAGTGCCATTGCAGCTATTGAATATGCCAAAGAAAAGGAGATTACTGTGCCTGAGACATTGAAAATTACAGGGTATTCTAATGATCCGCGTACAGCGATCATTACTCCGGCTGTTACTTCGGTCGAGCAGTTCCCCAATCTGGTAGGTAAAAGAATTGTCGAAACACTGGTAGAGCTATTGAAGAATGATGAAGAGGGACCTACCTATAAAACAGAGCCGGTAATTATTCCCGTAGAGCTGATCAACAGGAAGTCAACCAGCACAAATTAA
- a CDS encoding (Fe-S)-binding protein, with amino-acid sequence MNVGLFIPCYIDQFYPNAAIATLNLLSRLGITVKYPVNQTCCGQPMANSGFEHLTQGCNDLFIDNFSEFDYIVSPSGSCVLHIKDHLHSAAAEDKASGIRKKVYELTEFLTDVLKVDKLSARFPHKVGVHQSCHGQRGLMLAQMTELVDAPFSKPLHLLKMVEGLELVELSRPDECCGFGGTFCVAEEAVSVKMGKDRVADHINHGAEYITAADMSCLMHMEGILRRQNSNVKVLHIAEILNAQ; translated from the coding sequence ATGAACGTAGGCCTATTTATACCTTGTTACATCGACCAATTTTATCCAAATGCTGCCATTGCTACTTTAAATTTATTAAGCAGACTTGGCATAACAGTAAAATATCCTGTCAACCAAACTTGCTGTGGACAACCAATGGCCAACTCGGGTTTTGAGCACCTGACACAAGGTTGTAATGACTTGTTTATTGACAACTTTTCAGAATTTGATTACATCGTTTCTCCTTCGGGCAGTTGCGTATTGCATATAAAAGATCATTTACACTCAGCTGCAGCAGAAGACAAAGCTTCAGGCATTAGAAAGAAGGTCTACGAATTGACAGAGTTTTTAACAGATGTACTTAAGGTTGATAAACTTTCGGCTCGTTTTCCACATAAAGTGGGTGTACATCAAAGTTGTCACGGTCAGCGTGGTTTGATGCTTGCCCAAATGACTGAATTGGTAGATGCTCCTTTTTCAAAGCCCTTACATTTATTAAAAATGGTAGAAGGTCTGGAATTGGTTGAACTGAGCCGACCTGATGAATGTTGTGGTTTTGGCGGGACCTTTTGTGTAGCCGAAGAAGCCGTATCCGTAAAGATGGGTAAGGACCGCGTAGCGGATCATATAAATCATGGTGCGGAGTACATCACCGCAGCAGATATGTCTTGCTTAATGCATATGGAAGGTATTTTGCGTAGGCAAAACAGCAATGTTAAGGTGCTGCACATTGCAGAAATATTAAATGCACAATAG
- a CDS encoding lactate utilization protein B, with amino-acid sequence MSSGTKDHAALSDIFNKDEARVDWHDETLWFVRAKRDKAAHNIPEWESLREAASQIKNNVLSNLHNYLIEFEEQAQKNGVTVHWAADAAEHNQIVHSILKEHGVNRLIKSKSMLTEECHLNEYLKQNEIEVIDTDLGERIVQLAQEPPSHIVLPCIHKKKEEIGELFHEHLGTPEGMADPVFLTAAAREHLRETFLTRKAAITGVNFAVAETGEFVVCTNEGNADMGAHLADVHIACMGIEKIIPKRKNLGVFLRLLTRSATGQPITTYSSHFKKPRPGQQMHLVLVDNGRTTQLSRPDFRNSLKCIRCAACMNTCPVYRRSGGHSYHTAVAGPIGSILAPNLDMKEYSDLPFASTLCGSCSNVCPVKINIHEQLYKWRQVIVKEGYADPTKKLAMKAMEFTLSSPFVYKNAGKVGRWFMKHAPFTVNNKLNLWYQHREMPEVPKESFEEWYKKNKKND; translated from the coding sequence ATGAGTTCAGGAACAAAAGATCACGCTGCTTTATCAGACATATTTAATAAGGATGAAGCAAGGGTAGACTGGCACGACGAGACTTTATGGTTTGTTCGCGCCAAGCGCGATAAAGCCGCTCACAATATCCCCGAATGGGAATCATTAAGAGAAGCAGCTTCTCAGATTAAAAACAATGTACTCTCTAACCTCCACAATTACTTAATTGAATTTGAGGAGCAGGCACAGAAAAATGGTGTTACTGTACATTGGGCAGCTGATGCGGCCGAACACAATCAAATTGTACATTCGATATTGAAGGAACATGGCGTAAACCGATTGATCAAAAGTAAATCGATGCTTACGGAGGAATGCCATTTAAATGAGTACCTAAAACAAAATGAAATTGAGGTAATTGACACCGATCTGGGCGAGCGCATTGTGCAACTGGCGCAGGAGCCACCAAGTCATATTGTATTGCCTTGTATCCATAAAAAGAAAGAAGAGATCGGCGAATTGTTCCATGAGCATCTGGGTACACCGGAAGGCATGGCTGACCCGGTATTTTTAACTGCCGCAGCCCGGGAACACTTGCGTGAAACCTTTTTAACACGCAAAGCAGCTATTACGGGTGTAAATTTCGCTGTGGCCGAAACCGGTGAATTTGTGGTTTGTACCAATGAGGGTAATGCAGACATGGGTGCGCACCTTGCCGATGTACACATTGCCTGTATGGGCATTGAAAAGATCATTCCTAAGCGTAAAAATCTGGGTGTTTTTTTAAGGCTATTAACCAGAAGTGCCACAGGACAGCCGATTACTACTTATTCCAGCCATTTTAAAAAACCAAGACCTGGCCAGCAAATGCACCTTGTGTTGGTTGACAATGGAAGAACAACTCAATTGAGTCGCCCTGATTTCCGCAATTCGTTAAAATGTATCCGCTGTGCAGCATGTATGAACACCTGCCCTGTTTATCGTAGAAGTGGCGGGCATAGCTACCATACGGCTGTTGCAGGACCGATAGGCTCTATTCTAGCTCCAAATCTGGATATGAAGGAATATTCGGATTTGCCCTTCGCTTCTACGCTATGTGGCTCATGCAGCAATGTATGTCCGGTTAAGATCAATATTCACGAACAACTTTACAAATGGAGACAAGTGATTGTTAAGGAGGGTTATGCCGATCCTACAAAGAAACTGGCCATGAAAGCTATGGAATTTACCTTATCCAGCCCCTTCGTATACAAAAATGCAGGAAAAGTAGGACGTTGGTTTATGAAACACGCTCCATTTACAGTAAACAATAAACTAAACCTTTGGTACCAACATCGTGAGATGCCTGAAGTTCCTAAAGAATCATTTGAAGAGTGGTACAAGAAAAATAAAAAGAATGACTAG
- a CDS encoding LUD domain-containing protein: MTSRAQILAKVLKNQPDTRPLPADLLTVFPAADPVQAFATVLTTIGGNFVEVSDYQAIQKYVLEHFGGQRIVSTLPELVAVSEQGWEHQDPHSYANVDLAVISAHFGVAENAALWITEDLMHQRAVPFICQQLAVVLSKKEIVQTMHDAYLKIGTADYGFGSFIAGPSKTADIEQSLVLGAHGPKGMTVFVMD; encoded by the coding sequence ATGACTAGCAGAGCACAGATTTTAGCGAAAGTATTGAAAAACCAACCTGATACACGACCATTACCGGCTGATCTGTTAACCGTATTTCCGGCAGCAGATCCTGTGCAGGCTTTTGCTACGGTATTAACTACCATTGGCGGTAACTTTGTTGAAGTTTCAGATTATCAGGCTATTCAAAAATACGTCCTTGAACATTTTGGAGGTCAGCGCATTGTTTCTACTTTACCGGAACTCGTAGCGGTGTCGGAACAAGGTTGGGAGCATCAGGATCCGCATAGTTATGCGAATGTAGACCTTGCAGTGATCAGTGCTCATTTTGGTGTTGCTGAAAATGCTGCTTTATGGATTACTGAAGATTTAATGCACCAGCGTGCGGTACCATTCATTTGCCAGCAACTTGCCGTAGTACTGAGCAAAAAGGAGATTGTGCAAACCATGCACGATGCCTATTTAAAAATAGGCACCGCTGATTATGGTTTTGGAAGTTTCATTGCCGGACCGTCTAAAACAGCCGATATAGAACAATCATTGGTTCTTGGTGCTCACGGACCAAAGGGTATGACTGTTTTTGTGATGGATTAG
- a CDS encoding MFS transporter, whose translation MTNLTKEKSAAAYLLSAPVIVASLGYFVDIYDLLLFGIVRIPSLTELGLNEAQVSIEGASILNWQMTGLLLGGILWGILGDKKGRLSVLFGSIITYSIANFACGFVHDVTIYKLLRFIAGIGLAGELGAGITLVSESLPKRLRAIGTSVVAGVGLMGAIAGYFTVELFSWRNAYFIGGGMGILLLFLRIGVFESGMFHTMKEKSHVAKGNFLSFFTKKSRLILYLKCIGIGLPTWYVIGILATFSNEFGKALGISEAIKPGLAVMWCYVGLSAGDLVSGLVSYWLESRIRAVTYMMIFTAIGAVIYLFAGINTATGLYAMCLWVGFGIGYWAMFVTIGAEQFGTNVRATAATTIPNMVRGTVVLMTTIYTTLKPHVFELKAAGILGLICFGIGFYCIRTIPETHHKDLDFIEE comes from the coding sequence ATGACCAACCTAACCAAAGAGAAAAGCGCTGCAGCCTATTTGCTCAGCGCTCCTGTCATCGTAGCTTCTTTAGGCTATTTTGTAGACATCTATGACTTGCTTTTATTCGGTATCGTACGCATACCCAGCTTAACAGAACTTGGCCTCAATGAAGCTCAGGTTTCTATTGAAGGAGCAAGTATCTTAAACTGGCAGATGACAGGTTTGCTACTTGGAGGGATCTTATGGGGTATTTTGGGTGATAAAAAAGGCCGTCTATCTGTACTCTTTGGCTCTATCATTACTTATTCTATTGCAAACTTTGCCTGTGGTTTTGTACATGATGTCACCATATATAAACTGCTCCGCTTTATTGCAGGTATTGGTCTTGCCGGAGAATTAGGAGCAGGTATTACCCTGGTTTCAGAAAGTTTACCTAAAAGGTTAAGAGCAATCGGCACCTCTGTTGTTGCAGGTGTAGGATTGATGGGCGCTATTGCCGGGTATTTTACGGTAGAACTGTTCAGCTGGAGAAACGCATATTTCATAGGAGGAGGCATGGGAATTTTGCTGTTGTTTTTAAGAATAGGCGTATTTGAATCTGGTATGTTTCATACAATGAAAGAAAAGAGTCATGTAGCTAAGGGGAATTTTCTATCTTTTTTCACAAAGAAAAGCAGGTTAATCTTGTATTTGAAGTGCATTGGCATTGGTTTGCCAACCTGGTACGTGATCGGTATTCTAGCTACTTTTAGTAATGAATTTGGCAAGGCGCTAGGCATTAGTGAGGCCATAAAACCAGGACTAGCAGTAATGTGGTGTTATGTCGGACTTTCGGCTGGAGATTTGGTGAGCGGATTGGTGAGCTATTGGCTGGAATCACGTATACGTGCTGTAACCTATATGATGATCTTCACCGCAATAGGAGCAGTTATATATCTTTTTGCTGGCATAAATACAGCAACCGGACTTTATGCAATGTGCCTTTGGGTAGGATTTGGTATTGGTTACTGGGCCATGTTTGTAACCATCGGTGCAGAACAATTTGGTACCAATGTAAGGGCAACAGCAGCCACCACCATACCAAATATGGTAAGAGGAACCGTGGTGTTAATGACTACCATATACACCACTCTAAAACCTCATGTTTTCGAATTAAAAGCTGCAGGGATCCTCGGACTGATTTGTTTCGGAATAGGGTTTTATTGTATCAGAACCATTCCCGAAACGCATCACAAAGACCTCGATTTTATTGAGGAATAA